The stretch of DNA TCAGTGCTTCGCTTTCACAGGCAGCACAGCGCATGGCAAGGATATCGAGACTTTATGAACAGCAATTAAAGAGATGTGGATGGCGTTAGGGAGAATTCTGAAAACTTCAATTAGGGAATTGATGGGATAAAATTATTCGAGAACAAAGTTTCTTATGACGTGATAAGACAATGTCGTCTTGCCGATTATCGAATGAAATAAATTGTTATTTTTTTAAAATAAACTCAAGCAATAGAAAGCTTTAACACTACACAATATATTTGAAGATACGCTTGATATTTTTGTTCCCCTTTGTTCAAAGAATTTACATTTCTTCAAAAAAATTACAATGGACACGATCTTCCATTGAACGCTAGCATTTAACTTTGGGGAAAATACTAGAGATTATTGAAGGAAAATTTTAAAATATAATATCATTTTTTATTTTCATTATGTGCATTATTGGCTGATGACGACATGAATATTCTACTTATTAAGCGTATAAAATAGCAATTAAAACAAATGCAATTCGAGAATCATAAAAAAGGTAAAACATTCAATATAAAAAACAAGAAATGCATTAAATTAAAGAACATTGCTTCATAAAATTTTGCTTTGTATAAAGGGGGTGCTACAGTCCTCAAAAGGACTAATGAATAGTCTTTAATACTATATAGTCTTTAATATTAATGAAGTCTGTCCATTCATCTTGCCTGTCCATCTTAATTAAAAAAGTTATTTTGTTGTACGACGCTATCATTTAGGAGGGGTAAGGTACATACAACCTTACATATTAATGAGTATTCATGGCAGGACTTTCCTGTAGCGTGAAGTAACATTGGGAGCTGGAAAAGTGTGTGATAGCATCGCTTTGCTCCTACACCTCAACCTGGCTCATAATATGCCAAGAAAACGATTTTATTGATTCAATATGTGAGAGTTTATAATCAGAGAAGCTTACTCTGTTTGGAATTATTATTTAATGTATAAATAAGTTATCGCGATAAATCAATATGTTATTAAAAAATTAACATATCTCAGGAATTAGCTGGTGAACGCTACTCAAGGGGGATAATTTTTTAAAATTGGTAGAACATTTATAAGGCTAAAAACACTCAAAAAAGTTCTGATTCGCAATAATTGAGAAATATATCCTATTCCCAAGCCGTTATTTAAGTAGCTCGCACCTTTTAAAAAGATATCCATAATCAATATATTATATTTTGCGGAAATTTTGTAGCGGAGGGGAAGTTAAGATTTTGTTTTTTTTACAATGCGTAAGCTAAACAGCTCACTTTTTATTTCTGTACAAAGCATAAAAAACTTCATTTATTTTTCGTTGTTATGAAAGTAAAATTTTACCAATCCAACAAACGATTAAAAGTGCATCATGATAGCGTTAAAACACAAGCAGTGCGCCGTTAGACTTCAAAGTTACAAAGCACATAAACTTTTTTCTCTTGACAGAAGAGCTGGTCCTTTTGGTGGAGCTAAGCGGGATCGAACCGCTGACCTCTTGCATGCCATGCAAGCGCTCTCCCAGCTGAGCTATAGCCCCTATAAAAACAAATTTTTCCCAAAAGAACAGTCTATCATTCCAACTTTTCTAAAACGAGAAAAATTGAAGATCAAGAAAAATTTGCATTCAACGGAAAAGATGCCTTCTTTTAAGCATCGTCATCATTAGAAACGCCGCCTCCAAGAATATCGGTAACGTCATCCTCCTCATCGTCATCATCGTGAGATAAAAATGTATCATCGTCATCACCGAGATCGACATCACTGTCTTCCAAATCAGGAAGATCGTCATCTTTAGAACCGTCATCATCCTCTTCAAGAAGCATAAAAGCAGACTTTTCAAGTGCTGTATCAAGCTCTTCAGTATCCACTTCTTCTTCATTGTTTGCTTCAGCTGCCGCAACCTCAAAATAAGAACGCGGATAAGAAATTCCTGTATAGGGTGACACAATAGGATCGCGATTGAGATCGTAAAACTTTTTTCCTGTTTCTGGATCAACACGTTTCGTTCCAAGTTCTTGTTTTGCCATAAACCGTGCCTCTTTGATTAACTACATTCTATTAAAAGATAAATTTCATGGTGCTTAATCGAAAAATAACGCCTTTGTCAAAGATAAATACACTGTTCCACGTAGATTTTTTCATGACGCCCTTTAAAGCATGTGCTAAAGGATGCATAATTTCATAAAGATTAGATAGAATTTCCATGCAAAAAGCAATCCCTATAACCGCCTATAAATCGAGTAGTCTCTCTGGAAAAATTCGAATACCAGGAGATAAATCAATTTCCCATCGCTCTCTTATATTGGGAGGGTTAGCAAATGGTGAAACATATATCCACGGATTACTTGAAAGCGCTGATGTCCTCAATACGGCTTCTGCTATGCAAGCTATGGGTGCTTGTATAATTAAGAAAGATGACTTCTGGATCATACGAGGAACAGGGAATGGTTGCCTCTTAGCTGCACAAAAACCTTTAGACTTTGGAAACGCTGGAACAGGTGCTCGTTTGGTTATGGGAATGGTTGGCCCCTATCATATGAAAACAACTTTTATTGGTGATGCTTCTCTCTCTAAACGTCCTATGGGACGTATCCTCGACCCCTTACGTCTTATGGGGGTGGAAATTGAGGCTACACACGGTGACCATCTTCCTTTAACGCTTTATGGTCCCAAAATGGCTAATCCGATTCGCTACCATGTTCCAATAGCTTCCTCTCAAGTTAAATCAGCGATTCTCCTTGCTGGACTCAATACCGCCGGCATTACAACGGTTATTGAACCGGTTCTCACACGCGATCATACGGAAAAAATGTTAAAAGCATTCGGTGCTACACTTGAAATAGAAAGAGATAAAGAAGGTGCGCGTTTGATTCATCTTTATGGTCACCCCCATCTTACGGGACAAACGATTCATATTCCGGGTGATCCTTCTTCTGCTGCTTTTCTAATTATCGCAGCTCTTCTTGTAGAAGATTCTGATATCACTATTGAAAATGTTCTGATAAACAATTCTCGAATAGGACTTATCGAAACATTGTGGGAAATGGGCGCTCACATTGAATTTTTGAACCAACGCCAAACAGGTGGAGAGGATGTTGCCGATCTACGGATAAAATCATCAGTTCTTAAAGGTGTTACTGTGCCTAAAGAACGTGCTCCATCGATGATTGATGAATATCCTGCTTTGGCGGTCGCGGCAGCCTTTGCAGAAGGTAAAACCGTTATGCTAGGAATTGAGGAATTACGCGTTAAAGAATCAGATCGACTGTCTGCTGTTGCTCAAGGATTAAAAATTAATTGCGTAGACTGTGAAGAAGGGCAAGATTTTCTTGTTGTTTATGGAAAAGGTTCCGCCAAAGGTTTAGGTGGTGGGTATGTCTCCACACATCTTGATCATCGAATTGCTATGTGCTTTCTCACCTTTGGACTTGTATCAGAAAAACCTGTTACCATTGATGATCAACGAATGATTGCTACGAGCTTTCCAGAATTTATTCCTTTTATAAAACAACTTGGAGGGAAAATTGCTTGAAGCCTTTTGTTATTGCCATTGATGGACCTGCCGCTTCAGGCAAAGGGACCTTAGCACGTAAAATTGCTGCGCATTATCATCTTCATCATTTGGATACAGGGCTTACTTATCGTGGTGTTGCTTATGCGCTTTTACAACACAATTTAGCTCTTGATGATGAAAAAAATGCTATCACTTATGCTAAAGAACTTGATTTTAATACCTTAAATCTTGCTTTTCTTTCTTCTCATGAACTTGGTGAGGCGGCTTCAAAAATAGCGCTTAATCCTACTATACGCAAAATTCTTGTCGAAAAACAACGTAACTTTGCCAAAACTTTACCTGGAAGCGTGCTCGATGGGCGAGATATTGGCACCATCGTTTGTCCTGATGCTGATATCAAGTTTTATATTCTAGCCAATGTTCAAACACGTGCCAAACGTCGTTACCAAGAGATTTTAAAAAAAGGAGGGCAAGCAAATTATCATGAAATACTTAACGATCTTGAACAGCGAGACAGTCGCGATATAACGCGCAAAGAAAGCCCCCTAAAACCAGCCGAAAACGCCCACTTGCTTGATACGTCAGAATTGAGTATAGAAGCAACATTTGCAATTGCATGTAGTTTTATTGATCCAATCATAAAAATGCATATAATTGGATGAATTCGTTAAGGTAACTTCCAGCCTCGCGCTAACTTTTCTTCCTGTATTATAAGGAAAAAGGCTAAGGAGTTGCTCATGTTAACACTAACCTAGCGCTCATACCTTATAATACAAGGTATATATTAGGAGTTCTTATGTCACAATACAATCCCACAACAGCGGATTTTGAAGCCCTTTTAACAGAATCTTTTCAAACCAATGATCTTAATGAAGGATCTGTTGTTAAAGGTCGTGTTATTGCAATCGAAAAAGACATGGCCATTATTGATGCTGGACTTAAAGTCGAAGGACGTATTCCTCTCAAAGAATTTGGAGCTAAAGCAAAAGATGGTTCTTTACAAGTTGGCGATGAAGTTGA from Bartonella tribocorum CIP 105476 encodes:
- a CDS encoding TIGR02300 family protein: MAKQELGTKRVDPETGKKFYDLNRDPIVSPYTGISYPRSYFEVAAAEANNEEEVDTEELDTALEKSAFMLLEEDDDGSKDDDLPDLEDSDVDLGDDDDTFLSHDDDDEEDDVTDILGGGVSNDDDA
- the aroA gene encoding 3-phosphoshikimate 1-carboxyvinyltransferase — encoded protein: MQKAIPITAYKSSSLSGKIRIPGDKSISHRSLILGGLANGETYIHGLLESADVLNTASAMQAMGACIIKKDDFWIIRGTGNGCLLAAQKPLDFGNAGTGARLVMGMVGPYHMKTTFIGDASLSKRPMGRILDPLRLMGVEIEATHGDHLPLTLYGPKMANPIRYHVPIASSQVKSAILLAGLNTAGITTVIEPVLTRDHTEKMLKAFGATLEIERDKEGARLIHLYGHPHLTGQTIHIPGDPSSAAFLIIAALLVEDSDITIENVLINNSRIGLIETLWEMGAHIEFLNQRQTGGEDVADLRIKSSVLKGVTVPKERAPSMIDEYPALAVAAAFAEGKTVMLGIEELRVKESDRLSAVAQGLKINCVDCEEGQDFLVVYGKGSAKGLGGGYVSTHLDHRIAMCFLTFGLVSEKPVTIDDQRMIATSFPEFIPFIKQLGGKIA
- the cmk gene encoding (d)CMP kinase, encoding MKPFVIAIDGPAASGKGTLARKIAAHYHLHHLDTGLTYRGVAYALLQHNLALDDEKNAITYAKELDFNTLNLAFLSSHELGEAASKIALNPTIRKILVEKQRNFAKTLPGSVLDGRDIGTIVCPDADIKFYILANVQTRAKRRYQEILKKGGQANYHEILNDLEQRDSRDITRKESPLKPAENAHLLDTSELSIEATFAIACSFIDPIIKMHIIG